The Pseudomonas hefeiensis genomic sequence AAACAGTGGGCTCGATGAGCCCGATATAAAATGGGGAATCCCCGGCCTGCCTGTACCAAGGTCCCCGAAACTGGGTAGTGATTGAGCTATTGCAGGGGGCGTGCCAGTTTTAAATGACTTGTCACAAAAAGACTGCTGGTGATGCGAAAAGCCCCGTATTCCGGGGCTTTTGCTTTTGTTTGTGCGGTTTTTTTAGAGCGGGGCCGATGGGGTTTGGCTTGTGATGCATGTGCAATTGCGGTTCGCAGTGCATTGATGCGGTGCATCAAACCTTCAAAAGCATCGCGAGCAGGCTCGCTCCCACAAGATAGTCGCAACACCGCAAACCTTTGTGGGAGCGAGCCTGCTCGCGATTGGCCTTCAAGATCAGCGAAGACCTAAAGACTGTTTTTCAACCCTCATCCCCTTCCTCGTCATCCCCGCCATCAACCTTCATTCCCAATTCCTTGATCTTGCGGGTCAAGGTATTGCGGCCCCAGCCCAGCAGCACGGCGGCGTCGCGGCGGCGGCCGGCGGTGTGCTTGAGGGCCGTCTCGATCATGATGCGTTCGAAACTTGGTACGGCGCTGTCCAGCAGGTTCGATTGGCCGCGGGCCAGGGCCTGGTCGGCCCACTGGCGAAGGGCCTGTTCCCAATTGGTCACCGGAGCCGAGTCCTGAGGCAGGCTCAGCAGTTCCGGCGGCAGATCGCTGATGTGCACTTCGCGACCGGACGCCATCACCGTGATCCACCGGCAGGTGTTCTCCAGTTGGCGCACGTTGCCGGGCCAAGGCAGGTTCTTGAGGTATTCCTCGGTTTCGCTCTTGAGCAGCTTGGGCTCCACCGCCAGCTCCTGGGCGGCGCGGCTGAGGAAGTGCCGGGCCAGGGTCGGGATGTCTTCGCGACGGTCCGCCATGCGTGGGATATGAATGCGGATCACGTTCAGGCGATGGAACAAGTCTTCACGGAATTTTCCCGCGTGGACCAGGGTTTCCAGGTTCTGGTGGGTGGCGGCGATGATGCGTACATCGACCTTGACCGGGGTATGGCCGCCCACCCGATAGAACTCGCCGTCCGCCAGCACGCGCAACAGCCGGGTCTGAGTGTCGGCCGGCATGTCGCCGATTTCGTCGAGGAACAAGGTACCGCCGTCGGCTTGTTCGAAGCGTCCGCGCCGCAGGTTGGCCGCGCCGGTGAACGCACCTTTCTCGTGGCCGAACAACTCGGACTCCATCAGGTCCTTGGGGATCGCCGCCATGTTCAGTGCGATGAACGGTGATGCCGCCCGTGGACTGTGGCGGTGCAGGGCATGGGCGACCAGTTCTTTACCGGTGCCCGATTCGCCGTTGATCAGCACGGTGATATTGGAGTGGCTCAAGCGCCCAATGGCGCGAAACACTTCCTGCATCGCCGGCGCTTCGCCGATGATTTCCGGGGTGCGGGCCAGCGCCGGCACCTCCTCCATACCCTGTTGTTCCTGGGCGTGCTGGTTGGCGCGCTTGACCAGTGACACCGCTTCGTCAACGTCGAACGGCTTGGGCAGGTATTCGAAGGCGCCGCCCTGGTAGGACGCCACCGCGCTGTCCAGGTCTGAGTGGGCGGTCATGATGATCACTGGCAGCCGGGGGTGCTGCTCGCGAATCCGCGCCAGCAGGTCCAGGCCGCTGGCGCCGGGCATGCGGATGTCGGAGATGATGACGTCCGGTTGCTGACGGGCCAGGCGGCTCATCACCCCATCGGCGCTGTCGAAGCTCTGGGTGGTCATGCCTTCCTGTTGCAAGGCTTTTTCCAGGACCCAACGGATAGAACGGTCGTCATCGACGATCCACACGGTTTCACTACGGCTCATGTCGATGTGGCTCCTTGTTCCAGTGGCAGGAAGATCGAAAAGGTGGTGTGGCCGGGGTGGCTCTCACATTCGATCAAGCCCTGATGCTGACTGATGATGTTCTGGGTAATGGACAGGCCCAGCCCGGTACCGTCCGGGCGGCCGCTGACCATGGGAAAGAAGATGGTTTCCTGCAACTCCGTGGGAATGCCCGGACCGTTGTCGATGATTTCGATCTTGGTCACCAGACGGTGGCGCACGTGGCCGATGGTGAACTGGCGCATGGCGCGGGTGCGCAGGCTGATACGGCCCAGGCGCAGCTCGTTCTGGCTGCTGATGGCCTGCATGGCATTGCGCACGATGTTCAGCACCGCCTGGATCATCTGTTCGCGGTCGATCAATACATCGGGAATGCTCGGGTCGTAGTCGCGCACCAAGGTGATGCACCCCTGGCTCTCGGCTTCCACCAGGCTGCTGACGCGCTCCAGTACCTCGTGGACATTGCACATCGCCAGGGACGGCAGCTTGTTGGAGCCGAGCATGCGATCCACCAGATTGCGCAAGCGGTCGGCTTCTTCAATGATGACGTTGGTGTAGTCCTTGAGGCTTTCTTCCGGCAGTTCCCGGGCCAGCAGTTGCGCGGCGCCGCGAATCCCGCCGAGGGGGTTCTTGATCTCATGGGCCAGGCCGCGCACCAGCATCTTGCTGGTTTCCTGCTTGGACAACTGGGCTTCTTCCTTGGTGATGCGCAGCAGCCGATCACGCGGATGCACCTCCAGCAGCAACAGCGTGGCACCGTTGTTCAGGATCGGTGTTACCGCGTAATCCACCGTCAGGGTCTGGCCGGTCAGGGCGGTGAGCATCGCTTCGCGTTTGGTGAACGGATGCGCCTGTTCCACGGCTTGACGCAAGGAGTTGAGCGCCTCGGCCGATTCGGTGAACAGCTCGCTGATGAACTGCCCGTGGCTGCGCTGGCCGCTGACAGCCAGCAGCATCTCCGCTGCCGGGTTCATGTACTCAAGGCGCAATTGGGCATCGAGCAGGATGGTAGCGGTGGTGAGGTTGTCGAGTAGCAAGCGGTGTAGTGCGTCGCTAATGGTCATCAGGACCTCTTTTGGAGCGTAAGCAAGCACGCGTATGACGCGCCGGTACAAGGAAAATGCAAAAACCAAACCAAGGCTCCGAAAAGAAGCGTTTAGAGCCTCAAACGAACCTTTTCCGCCCGATCGCGTGGCGTTCTGCCAGCTTTTTCGGGTACTTTCGAACCAAAATGGGCTGGAATTTGAGTAGGGTGCAGACACTTGCACCAATATAGTGCGCCATCCGGGAGGGCGTTAGAAGAACGGCAGGATGCTGCTTTGCTCTTCAGCCGGCTTATCGGCGAGGGGGCATTCGGGACGCTGGCCGTAATCGGCTGTGGCGCAGGGTTTGATGCGGCGTTTTTGCGCCAGGGAAATGCGCTGCATGTGGAAGGGTTGGTTGGCGGTGCGTTCGACGATACGGCCCTGCTCATCGAGGATCTCTACCGCCAGATGATGGCTGCCTCGATCGATGTTGCTCAGCGCGAACACTGGGCTGGGCCCCGGTTCGCCAGTGGGGTTGCCGTCCAGTAGCAGGCGGTAGCGGTGGCCTTTTTGCAAACCGGGTTCGCTGGTGACAGTGACGATCAGTTCCCCTGCTGTACTGCGTATCG encodes the following:
- the ntrC gene encoding nitrogen regulation protein NR(I), encoding MSRSETVWIVDDDRSIRWVLEKALQQEGMTTQSFDSADGVMSRLARQQPDVIISDIRMPGASGLDLLARIREQHPRLPVIIMTAHSDLDSAVASYQGGAFEYLPKPFDVDEAVSLVKRANQHAQEQQGMEEVPALARTPEIIGEAPAMQEVFRAIGRLSHSNITVLINGESGTGKELVAHALHRHSPRAASPFIALNMAAIPKDLMESELFGHEKGAFTGAANLRRGRFEQADGGTLFLDEIGDMPADTQTRLLRVLADGEFYRVGGHTPVKVDVRIIAATHQNLETLVHAGKFREDLFHRLNVIRIHIPRMADRREDIPTLARHFLSRAAQELAVEPKLLKSETEEYLKNLPWPGNVRQLENTCRWITVMASGREVHISDLPPELLSLPQDSAPVTNWEQALRQWADQALARGQSNLLDSAVPSFERIMIETALKHTAGRRRDAAVLLGWGRNTLTRKIKELGMKVDGGDDEEGDEG
- the glnL gene encoding nitrogen regulation protein NR(II); this encodes MTISDALHRLLLDNLTTATILLDAQLRLEYMNPAAEMLLAVSGQRSHGQFISELFTESAEALNSLRQAVEQAHPFTKREAMLTALTGQTLTVDYAVTPILNNGATLLLLEVHPRDRLLRITKEEAQLSKQETSKMLVRGLAHEIKNPLGGIRGAAQLLARELPEESLKDYTNVIIEEADRLRNLVDRMLGSNKLPSLAMCNVHEVLERVSSLVEAESQGCITLVRDYDPSIPDVLIDREQMIQAVLNIVRNAMQAISSQNELRLGRISLRTRAMRQFTIGHVRHRLVTKIEIIDNGPGIPTELQETIFFPMVSGRPDGTGLGLSITQNIISQHQGLIECESHPGHTTFSIFLPLEQGATST
- a CDS encoding DUF4124 domain-containing protein; translated protein: MIRWLLALCLSLATLPGLAQIYTYIDAQGNRVFTDQPRPGNAQKVQLPPANRMATPPPGAASAPAPAEKPDPMFRYEMLRLLIPEPDATIRSTAGELIVTVTSEPGLQKGHRYRLLLDGNPTGEPGPSPVFALSNIDRGSHHLAVEILDEQGRIVERTANQPFHMQRISLAQKRRIKPCATADYGQRPECPLADKPAEEQSSILPFF